GCAGTTGACGGTACTCCCGAACGGGAGGACAACCATCGCCGATATGTCTTCGTTGTTATAGGTTATAAAAAATACCTTGATATTACCGCTTTTATGAAATATATCCCACAATGAAAAAACGTGATCGACACTCGGCGGATTTGGAGTTACCTGCTGTGCTTTACAGGTTTGCTCCATGAACCGGTAAAAAACGGGAAGATCATCCCGTGTCCCCTCCCGCAATGTCAGTCCGTTTTTCAATCCTTTCATAATATTCTGTCGTTTTTGCCGTTTCATGCGACCGAGTATTTGTTCTTCATCCTGGTCGAGATCGATGATCACTGTGGCTTTTTTCAGCATATATTTTATTCTGTTTTTTATAAATCCGGATTTTCTCAAAAATCCGGTTAAGCGGCTGTCTCTATCCGGCGGCTGTGCGAGCAAAAAACCTATGTTGTTCCGTTTTACCGTTTCTTTCAGACGAATCAATACCGCATCAACGGTGCCTGTCTCTTCATCCGCTATGACGGGACCTTTTAATAGGTAGCCGAAATTACCCAGCACCGGAATTGTTTTATAAAGAATCTGAAAACCGGCCGTTATTTTATTACCGGTAACAAATACCTGCCGCAGGATTTTCCATCCTTTTTTATACAGCATATAAGCGGCCCATTTATTGCTTTGTTCGAGTTGTCCCCGGTCCGTTGTTTCAAGAAACTCATCCCACACCGTATCCGTTAATGTCGTTGATTGAAATATCCTTATATTCATATTGCCGGTGATA
The window above is part of the Spirochaetales bacterium genome. Proteins encoded here:
- a CDS encoding GNAT family N-acetyltransferase — encoded protein: MNIRIFQSTTLTDTVWDEFLETTDRGQLEQSNKWAAYMLYKKGWKILRQVFVTGNKITAGFQILYKTIPVLGNFGYLLKGPVIADEETGTVDAVLIRLKETVKRNNIGFLLAQPPDRDSRLTGFLRKSGFIKNRIKYMLKKATVIIDLDQDEEQILGRMKRQKRQNIMKGLKNGLTLREGTRDDLPVFYRFMEQTCKAQQVTPNPPSVDHVFSLWDIFHKSGNIKVFFITYNNEDISAMVVLPFGSTVNCWKFGWSGKCNNLRPNDVIYWEIIKWSKRNGYRYIDFMIIQLDKISASNKEGTTSSESHKNWSHFKLGFGVEILYLQDGSVYIYNRIYRFIFNIVSILFHSIMNKIIYRIAN